The proteins below come from a single Planctomycetota bacterium genomic window:
- a CDS encoding 7-cyano-7-deazaguanine synthase, whose translation MRKALVLVSGGIDSAVALWWARDRYRVTALSFEGPARPRGERRACGEIVRRAGVPHLTVPAPYLRPRPSGYIPARNLVFHGIALSIAEDRGMEAVVAGHNRSDAKIFEDARPEFFRRLERLAGRVRIELPLAHFTDAQVVALGLRWGVPLEATWSCYRNGSRPCRRCSACRDRLESFRVAGSEDPHESRRSRAFR comes from the coding sequence GTGAGGAAGGCGCTCGTCTTGGTCTCCGGAGGGATCGACTCCGCGGTGGCGCTTTGGTGGGCGCGGGACCGGTACCGCGTCACGGCGCTGTCCTTCGAGGGGCCCGCCCGGCCGCGCGGGGAGCGCCGCGCCTGCGGCGAGATCGTGCGCCGCGCGGGCGTTCCGCATCTGACGGTTCCGGCGCCGTACCTGCGGCCGCGTCCGTCGGGATACATTCCGGCGCGGAACCTGGTGTTTCACGGCATCGCGCTGTCCATCGCCGAAGACCGGGGCATGGAGGCGGTTGTGGCGGGGCACAACCGGTCGGATGCGAAGATCTTCGAGGACGCCCGGCCGGAGTTCTTCCGGCGCCTGGAGCGCCTGGCCGGACGCGTCCGGATCGAACTTCCTCTGGCGCACTTCACGGACGCGCAGGTGGTGGCTCTGGGCCTGCGGTGGGGCGTGCCCCTCGAGGCGACGTGGAGCTGCTACCGGAACGGCTCCCGGCCGTGCCGCCGTTGCAGCGCCTGCCGGGATCGGCTAGAATCCTTCCGCGTCGCCGGAAGCGAGGATCCCCATGAAAGTCGGCGTTCTCGAGCATTTCGATAG
- a CDS encoding 6-carboxytetrahydropterin synthase encodes MKVGVLEHFDSMHLLPGHPKCGVPHGHTYRVEVVVEGPVRDGMVVDFDVLKRSLREILKTYDHTDLNRLLPMPSCENIALDLLARLKSRVPHEKMSVRVWEGDGKWAECEG; translated from the coding sequence ATGAAAGTCGGCGTTCTCGAGCATTTCGATAGCATGCATCTCCTGCCGGGCCACCCCAAGTGCGGGGTGCCCCACGGGCACACCTATCGCGTGGAGGTGGTCGTCGAGGGTCCCGTCCGGGACGGGATGGTCGTCGATTTCGACGTCCTCAAGCGGTCGCTCCGCGAGATCCTGAAGACCTACGACCACACGGATCTCAATCGTCTCCTCCCCATGCCCTCCTGCGAAAACATCGCGCTCGATCTTCTGGCCCGGCTCAAGAGCCGGGTTCCGCACGAGAAGATGTCCGTCCGCGTCTGGGAGGGCGACGGCAAGTGGGCCGAGTGCGAGGGGTAG
- the nadA gene encoding quinolinate synthase NadA has protein sequence MTAETERREIVEDILRLKKERRAVILAHNYQRGEIQDVADFLGDSLGLTQAAARTDARVIVFCGVHFMAETAAIMNPDKIVVIPDREAGCSLAAMISGESLRRWKAEHPGAVVVSYINCTAEVKAESDYICTSTNALKIVEAIPPDREILFAPDQFLGTYIMKRTGRRMHLWPGYCHVHNKIKTDRIQDLKKEHPDAKFIMHPECGCLTSCMPLADKIVSTEGIIRTVRESPERKFIVGTEVGILHRLRKENPEKVFFPAAEEASCEFMKLNTLEKLLASLEDLEYRVTVPEEIARKARRAIERMLEISDPGGYVRKPDPAD, from the coding sequence ATGACGGCCGAAACGGAACGCCGGGAGATCGTGGAGGACATCCTCCGCCTCAAGAAGGAACGGCGGGCGGTCATCCTGGCGCACAACTACCAGCGCGGCGAGATCCAGGACGTGGCGGACTTCCTGGGGGATTCCCTCGGGCTCACCCAGGCCGCGGCCCGCACCGACGCGCGCGTCATCGTCTTCTGCGGCGTCCACTTCATGGCCGAGACGGCCGCGATCATGAACCCCGACAAGATCGTGGTCATTCCCGACCGGGAGGCCGGATGCTCCCTGGCGGCCATGATCTCGGGGGAATCGCTCCGGCGCTGGAAGGCCGAACATCCCGGGGCCGTGGTCGTCTCCTACATCAACTGCACCGCCGAGGTGAAGGCGGAAAGCGACTACATCTGCACGTCCACGAACGCGCTCAAGATCGTCGAGGCGATCCCGCCCGACCGGGAGATCCTCTTCGCGCCCGATCAGTTCCTGGGCACCTACATCATGAAAAGGACCGGCCGCCGCATGCACCTCTGGCCGGGTTACTGTCACGTCCACAACAAGATCAAGACCGACAGGATCCAGGACCTCAAGAAGGAACATCCCGACGCGAAATTCATCATGCACCCCGAGTGCGGGTGCCTGACCTCCTGCATGCCCCTGGCGGACAAGATCGTTTCGACCGAGGGCATCATCCGCACCGTGCGCGAGTCGCCGGAGCGGAAGTTCATCGTGGGGACCGAAGTGGGGATCCTCCACCGCCTGCGCAAGGAGAATCCCGAGAAGGTCTTCTTCCCCGCGGCCGAGGAGGCCTCCTGCGAATTCATGAAGCTCAACACGCTCGAGAAGCTCCTGGCGTCCCTCGAGGACCTCGAATACCGCGTCACGGTTCCCGAGGAGATCGCCCGCAAGGCCCGCCGGGCCATCGAGCGGATGCTCGAAATCAGCGACCCGGGAGGATACGTGCGCAAGCCCGATCCGGCCGATTGA
- a CDS encoding DoxX family protein: MLDRVGGGFKEYAAPSLRLGLALVLILYGARLLPPSERVGELVALAVTLLGGLFILIGFLTRWAAAAVLVWSAYKIFNGPGTSAFIHFHSQLWLALLSMSFALFGLGGGKWSLDVSSKRKKDEG, from the coding sequence ATGCTCGACCGTGTGGGCGGGGGATTCAAGGAGTACGCGGCGCCGTCGCTGCGGCTGGGACTGGCGCTTGTTCTCATTCTGTACGGCGCGCGGCTCCTGCCGCCGTCGGAGCGCGTCGGGGAGCTCGTCGCCCTCGCCGTCACCCTTCTCGGAGGGCTCTTCATCCTGATCGGCTTCCTCACGAGGTGGGCCGCGGCCGCCGTGCTCGTCTGGTCCGCCTACAAGATCTTCAACGGCCCCGGGACCTCCGCCTTCATCCATTTCCACAGCCAGCTCTGGCTGGCCCTGCTCTCGATGAGCTTCGCGCTGTTCGGTCTGGGCGGCGGGAAGTGGAGCCTGGACGTCTCGAGCAAGCGCAAGAAGGACGAAGGTTAG